The Bradyrhizobium sp. WSM471 genome includes the window CAGTTCGCAAATCTCGGAAGAACCTCTGCCAGTTGCATGCGCAATTGGTCGGAGAATGAAGCGAGTTTCAAGCTGCGCGTCGACAAGATCAGGTCGGCCATGATATTGCCCATTCCACCTGAAAAACTTGCAAATGCTACGCGATTGCCACGCGGCCTGCGGCACGCGTTGAATGCCACGACGGTTTCGACCAAGTCCTCGGCGGAATCAACCGTGATCACGCCTAGGTCGTCCAACAAACGGATGTCACGTTCGTAGGTGTTCGCGGCCTCTGTTGCCGTATGTCGGTTTATTCCCTTTCGCACCTCGGGATGAGCGCCGACGCGCAACATAATGACGGGCTTTCCTTGTTGCCTTGCGCGCGTGCAGGCAATGGCGAAGTTTTCTGGATCCTTAATGCCCTCGCAGTAGCTAACGATAATTTTGGTTTGCACATCGTCAGCGAAAAAATCGATTAGTTCGGCTGTCGTGACGCTGACTTCGTTACCAGTGGTCGCGATCTTGCTGATCCCAATACCCCTTCCCATTAGCGGATGCATCATCGTGATCATCTGTCCGCTTTGAAAGACACCACTAACGGCTCCTGGCACGATTTCGGGTGTCTTACTGTCTCCTACGGCAATTATCGGCCGATGCAGATTGATCACTCCTAGAGTATTGGGACCGATGACGACTGGTGTCGTCGAGTCACTTGCCCAGCGCTGAATTTGCTGCTGCCTTGTGCGGCCTTCCTCAGAGCCGAGTTCCGCGAATCCGCTCGAGATGATTTGTGCGACACCGACAAATTGTTGCTTGCATTCTTCCAGCACAGCAAGAATGTTCTCGGCCCGAACACATAGCACGGCAAGGTCGATGTGGAAGGGAACATTTGAGATGGAGCTGTAGCAGTCCACGTCGTCAACCATTGCGTAGTTCGGGTTAACGGCAGCAATGTTTCCAGCAAAGCCGGAAGACACAATACTGTTAAGAATATTTTTCGCGAGGCTCGGTTTCGGTGAGGCACCGATCACGGCAACTCCGTCCGGTTCGAAGAGGGATCGAAGATTACGTTTAACATTGGTCGTCTCGTGCTTGTCAGACTCCTGCGCGTGTGAATACATCCCGCTCTCCTGTCACTGCATGTTTCCGCATTTCACATGGCAACTAATGTGCCAACGGAGCTATTAAGCTTCTGAGCCGTTTTTTTGAGAGAGGTTCGCGCCACAGGGGTGCCGATTCTGCCCTACAGCCGCCCCATCCCTGTCAGAAGGTAGACAACGACCAGCGCCAAGTTGCGCGCGATAACGACAAATGCCGCGGCGATGCCTCAGCCGCGCTGGACAGCATTCTCACTCTCATTGAAGCTTGCAGGAGATCCGCTCAACTTGGTCTGCGAGACAGCTAGATTCTTGATCTATCCTCCGGCAGGGAAATACCTTCAAGGCTCGGTGGTGGCAGATTAGAGTGTTTCGACCGTCCTGGCTTCGACTTTGCGCAAGCGCGATTTGAATTTAAGCAGATTGTAATCGGGCGAGCAGGGCGTCGACAGCAGGACGCTGGCGCCGCGGACCTCAATGGCGATCCGGACGGTGGCACTTTTGCGTGCCGTCAGATTGTTCAACACCATGATTCGCCCGCAGTGAGGGGGTACCAATACCTGTCCGACATAGCGACTAGGGCCAAGGCCGTTCATAGGTCCGACGCGATGCGGTAACGGTAGTGCAGCGTACACCAGCGGAGAAGGTCGTGGTCAGCCAATGACCATGCGGGACTGGGGCGTGGCGACGTCGGACCGCGTTTCGGCGGCAGTAAAGCCGCGCTTGTGCCGGTCTCGTCGATAAAGCCCAGCTTGTCGGAATCAAGCCGCGGCGGGAGTTCGCGCCGATTCTGGCCCGCCGCCGCAACGTCGGCCTTATGCCGCTCGGCTGTGAGCGCCTTTTTTTGAACGTTACGCCTCATCGCGGCCGAGCAAGCGCCTAATCGAGCTCGGTTCAAACGAGCTCAAATCCCGATTTGAGCATCTCGGCGATCTCAATCAAGGTCATGTACGACTTGCGTCGATCACACTCATAAGGACATCATGAGTTCCAGATGCACTGCGAGCGATCTTCGCCGCCCTGTCGCTTGAGCTTTGTCGCGCCACTGTCGCGCCATTCCGGACAAAGCGCGTGATGCCCATGCGGACTCTCTCGCGGTTCAAAGGCGCCGTTGAGAACCCCCACAAGGCGATTTCGCCATCGCACCCGCAAGACCCTGAGATGGGTCTCTCACGAGCTTGCAGAAAAGCCTTGTCCCAGAGGTCCACCCGATCATACGCATAGGGATCGGCAAACCCGTTGCCGAAGCCTGGCAAGTTGCGGCCGGCTGCCTGCGCCAGTAACTTCGGAAGTCGCACCGGATTGTAGGCGCTGGCAGCGCGGACAAAGGCCATTCGACGCGGCTAGGACCACGGCATCGGGTCGCCTCTCTTGTCGCGCGACCGTCTTGATCAAGCCAAATGCCTGCTCGAGCGCTTGGGGATGCGCTTACTTTGGGATAGCTATCGTGGCGGGTCGTTCGTCCCCTCTCGCAGAGCTGCGCTCGATGGCATCATCGCCGACCTTCTCGGAGCCAATGGATCACCGCAGCGGCCTCTCTGGAGAGCGGCTCTTCAATAGCTGCTAAAGACGCTTTTGTGGGGATAGTATGCAGGATCAGCAGGTATGCTGTTAGCTCTTCGATAGGTGAAGTCGGAAAGTTGCACATAAATCGGCAGTGCGGAGATTCCTCTCTCGCGACAACAGCGGACGTCATTCGCCCCACGGCAGCGCATGTGCGACCCTAATGCAAATCAGAAGCGACGGCGGCGATCAGCTACGGTAATAAGCTTTTCAAAGATCAAAATGTCGGAATACTTCCCGCCATTCGAGAAGATCTCTGGAAAGCAGCCGGCGCGTGAGAACGCATGTTTCTCTATGAAGGAAACAACGTCGGGCGTATCTTCAAACGTCATTGCCAAAACGCAGTGCAGATCAAGGATTTTTGCTCGATTTAAAAGAGTACGGACAAGCGCGCAGCCGACCCCCTTACGACGAGCGGAATGCTGAACATAGATCGACATCTCGGCTGTATGCCTAACGTCTTCCCTGACGCGATACGGCGTGAATGCCGCCCAACCAACCACGGCGCCATTACTTGCGCAAGTATACGCCTCAACTCCTAAATGGGATTCGGTTATGAATTCCTCCATTTCCTTGACGCTCCAGGGACGCATTCCTTGCGTTGATTCCCTTGCGCGACATGCTGCGTTGTAGATCTCTGTCACGCTTGGAAGGTCACCTGCTCGTAACCGGCGCACTTGGTACGACATCAGAGGTCCTCCAGTCTCATTACGCTGTATGGATAGTTATCTGAGTGCCGGTCTGCGAGCAACGCGGCAACCTACGAGATTCCGTAGCTTGTGCGGACACATGCGATTGTGGCTTGTTCCGCGTTTGAGCACACAGGCGAGTCTTCGCATGTAAACGACTGTTTTGATGCAGAGGACGAGAAAAGCAGCGGCGTCTGGACTCTTGGAGCGCATGGCACGTTGCGACGCCCAGGACGCACGCACAGACAAGAACGGACGGTCAGGCGAATGTTCCGACGCGCTACTTTTGCTGATGCCCACGATATCGCAAGGATCTACAATCAGGCGATCAAGCCGGGCATCTTTGCTATAAATCCAATCGCTCCAGACACTCACAACGAAAGGATCATCTGGCTGAAGGAACATCAAGATCCCTATCCAGTGTTCGTCTATGAGAACGAAAATCATAGAGTGATTGGCTGGTGCTCCTTGAGTAGATTTTCTCTGCGCCCCGAATATACAGGCGTCGCCGAGATATCCCGCTACATTGATGAGAATCATCGAGGGAAAGGACTCGGCGGACTGATGCTTGCACATTTGATTGAAACGGCTGCCAATGTGGGACTGCGACTACTAGTCTCAAACGCATATGAAAGGAATATCGGAAGTATAAAAAGTATTGCTCCTGTCTTTCAGCGCGTCGCAGTGTTACATGAAGTGGCACGCGTGCACGGTGAATGGCAGAACGTTGCATGGTTCTGGAATAAATTACGTTGAGCCCTGATCTGCAAAGGGCCTGCGGAAATTTGACGTCAGATTGCGGCGTGGATAGCGCAGCTCAAGCTTGAGTTCCGGAGAGTTTCGACCTGTCAGCGCTATCGATAAGAGATCGTTGGACACCAGAGAGCTGAAGCTGCGAAGCGGCTCCGAAGGATTGGCGCGCCGATGGACATGATCGATCACCTGTGACCGATACACGTTATGCAGAAGGAAGTGCGGATCGAAGTACTCCATTTCGGGACCGCACGGCTTTGTCACTGCCTTGGCCTCTCTCACGGCCAGCTATCGCGGCGCGAGGTGTCGACCGGTATCGTCCGGTCGCCGTCTACCGGTCGCGTGCACGCAATCGCCAGGCCGCCGCATCGGTTTTCGCCGCCGATTCTGCCGTCCTAAATGCGCCGCTCGAGGTAATGCTGCCGGGTTGTCGGCCTCCGGCATCGGCGGCCTGAGGAACGGCTGGCTCGACGAGTTATGCCGCCTGGCAGAAGCGCGATGCGTTGGCCAAGCGTTACGTCTATACGGCTATATTTGGGTTGATGGCTTCCATCTCAAAGCTCGCCTGGAAGATGAAAAGCAATGCAGCTCGTGCTGATCGGCTACGCCGGCGACCGCAAGAAACAGGTCGGCTTCACCGGTGGTGCCCCGGAGAACGCGCTCCATTGGCGCGATCTGCTGCTCGATATGAAGCGGCGCGGGCTCGAGGTGGTCCCGCAGCTCGTCATCGCCGATGGCGCACTCGGGTTCTGGAAGGCGGCCGGTGAGGTCTGGCTGCAAACGCGCGAGCAGCGCTGCTGGGTGCACAAAACCGCCAACGTTCTTGCCAACCTGCCGAAGAGCCACCACCCGAGGCAAACGAATGAACGCGTGTTGCATTAGATCCGGATGCCAAAGCCGAGCGGCGTTCGTCGCGTTCATCGAGAGCTACACGCTGAATAAGAGAAGGCGACGTCGGAAAACGTTGCCGAAATGAATGTTAGGCGGCCGTCGTGAGGTGGATAAGGGGTTTGATCGTCATGCGATCGTGGTGAGCTTGAAGGGCCGCACGCAGAACTGACAATTGCTTATGTGCCGTCAATCGCCGGAAGCCCTTCGTTGGCCTCGATCATGCCAGCTGCGATCCATCGCAAGGCCATACCGGCATCCGCCAGCGTTTGACGTTGCGCGTGACGCGGCGAAATGGTGGCCAGTCGAGGCCTTCGAGGATGCTGGCCGCTACGCCGGGCCAATGCTGGTCGAGTCGACGTGCGAGATTGCGGATAAAGTCTTCAGCCTTGTCGGCGTCATCGAGCTCCCAGGCGTGCCCGACCGGTGGCCGCATGATGCTCTTTCGGCAGGCGTTCCATGATGTTGCGCGCCTTGTGGATCTTGCAGCGCTGGATCGCAGCGACCGAAACCGAAGGCGCGGCGGATCGCCTTCGACAAGGCTTTCGCGCAATCGGCTATGTCTTGGGACGTTGGGTCATGGCCGCGCGAGATCAGGTTGTCCAGCAGTGCCTGAACCGTTGCGGCATCTCGGTTTCCCCTTCCAGAGCCAGCGGATGCTTGTTGCCTTCGGCGTCAACCCCGATCGCGGCTACCAGCATGAGATCGTCGCCGAGATACAGCCCGTCGATTTCGACCACCAGAGGGGCGAGCGCGGACAAATCGGCAGCCATGACGTCGGCCAGCCGCCCGGCCGATAGCGCCACGAACCTCGGCGAGGCCGCCGACTTCGCAACCTCCGATCCGGGCGGTGCCGGCACGTCACCTTCGGGCTGCCGGACAGCGCGGCCGAACCGGCGCGCGCGGCCGTTTCCCAGCTCGGGATCGTGACCTCGCGGCCGTCCACGCCCCGGGCCCGCGGGCGCTCGAGCTCGATCTTGCCGCCGCCGCCCCGTTCCCGCGTCGGCGCCAAACGGTGCGCCCCCACGCCGCGTCACGACCGTGGCGCGGCCCGGAGGCTGCCGTGACATCCACCTCCATCATCGTGCCGATCGCTCAGGCCCGGCGTGATATTTATCGTCATGGCGTTGCTCTCCTTCGTGGAATCAGCACCCAGAGCCTATTGGCTCAAGGTGGGCAACGCCGGCCTCTTGAGAAATTCAACAGAACCCGGGACATCGCCAAATGAAGCTACCGCTCCGTATGGCAGCCTAAGCCCGGCAGAGCTACGCAGCTATTGGGCGGTGCGCTCGCAATGAGAAGCGGAATAGCGCAGCCGCCCTGCGACCGTCCATTCCACCATGAACCACCCCGGTTCGACCCGCACCTAATCGTCGACAACTATTCATGCGACGTCTGCCACAAGGGCGTCGTCTCAAGGCGTATGCCCGCTTCCAGTTGCACCACGCGCGTAGCCGAGCTCAAGAGCGCTCTTATGGATACCTGGAGAACTACAATCCGCAGGCGCAATCCTCGAAAATAGTCGCCCGCTAGGGAATGAGCATTACAACGGGGACACCAAGCCTCCTCTCGATATCATCTTTGGAGCTCCAATATTATATCGGCTCATTAGGAGATTCGCATTGGTGACGGCATCATACACCGGCAGCTGCATCTGCTCGCGCAGATGTTGCGTCACTATTGGAAAACCTGCGCACTCAAATAAGATGACCTCGACGTCATGATATCGCCTACACATAAGTGCGATTGCGGCCTGCAGATCATAGGATACCTGCAGAGTCGTGTAGTTATTTTCGGGCCCCGACATGGCTTTCCATGTCTCGGAATGTTCGATGCCGCCGATTGCTATTCGATCGTATGACTCAACACCGGCGCATTTTAGCAGATCGAACGTCAATGCTCTTGAGTCGAATGTCAATATGCCGACACGTCCCTTCACAGTCGCCATGAGATAGGGCAGGAGCAGCAAGCAGGAGGTCGAAACTGGCACTGGTACGGCCTGCATCATTGCGTTCTGATACTTGATCGTGAAACCGCAATTGCTCGTGATCGCGACTGCTCCATCACCCACCAACTCTTTTGCTGCCCCTATGAACGCCTCTTTCAATGTGTCGTCCTCACCACCAAAAACCACGTTCCTGGTCCAAGCACCTGGAACCTGCCGATAAATTGTGGGAAATGGAAAAGTATTAGGATTGCTGAGCGACCCGGCCATCGTCTGTGGCGTATTCTGTAGCTGCAGTATACCAAGTGCGCCGCTGGTATGGGTCATTTCAAATCCGGCTCCCGCAAAAAATCCCAACTCATTCTAGCTCCGGCCTGCGACCAAGATCGCAGCGCCACACCAGTTCTGGCGCGTCATCCGCCAGCTGGAGATCTTGCTCCAAATTCTCTTGCGGCGCCGCTGAGACGTTCATTTCGTTCCGAGGGATGTAAGGTTCTTCGCGGACAGCTATCCATGCCGGGGTCCAATCAGTCGATACTGTCCAGTACTTAGTCGACGAATCTAGTAGCATGCGGATAATCGGACACATTCGCATACCGATGCGTTATTTCGTCATCTACTGCTATGTCGTCTATCGCCACAATGCTCGCCCACACTCCAGACGCTGTATCGGCCCACAGTATTTGTGCATTCGGGCTGGATGAGTGATTTACTATCGAGATTAATCCGAAAACAACGTAGCCTGCCAGCGGGTCACATTTGACTTCTCGATCAGGCCGAACGAAGTAGTACTCGAAGAGGCCTGTGCGATTTAGGAGCTGGGCTTGAGCATGATCAAATCCCCACGTTGGAGCTCGCTCAATTACATCTCCGATCTTGAACGGAATATTTGCAAATACACCGCGGCCCTTTCGTGGTGCAGTTTTGACATACACAGTACCGCTGCGGTCAAAGACGCTCTCCGCCATCATGTCGTTCTTTTCAGTGCCGGGCATTAAGCCGCCTCTATTGTTTCACCATTCCTGGAGTACCCATTGATGGTCTGGCGTTCGCAAGCGGAGTTGGCTCTGGAATACTGACCTCAAACGAGCCGAGCGCGCGGGGTGCCAGGTACCCGACATTGCGTTGGCCCTTGTCTCCGCCAAGAATCGTGGGTACGGAACGCGACCCGCACATTGCTGGATGAACGAGCGGACGCATCTTCTCCATTGCGAAATTCGAAACGTTCATTCAGTTGCCTCCACTCTCAACAAGAGCATATAGCTGATTCCAGGCGCTTGATAACCACCTACGTAGATGGGCTGCCAAGATGCGTAGGCAACCTTAGCTGCGGATGACAAAAGTTGAGAAGCCAGATAGAGCAGCCGACCCGCTTCGTTGAGCCGATGCAGATGTGGTCCTCCCCGCAGCGAGTTCACCAACCACGCCATCCTGACTTGGGCGACCAGAGTCGCGCCCCATGGGAATAAATCGCCCGGGCAAGCCCATGCTAACGCTCATCGAAAGCTTCAACGAAGGGCTGCGGGATGAATTATTGAACGAGACGCTGTTCACCTCGCTGGCCTGGTATCACACTCGGATATTGGCGGGCCGATTACAACAACACACGACCGCACGCGCAGGCCCGGATGGAAGACCCCGTCCGTGTTCGCGACCACTTCCCAACCGCGCCGGGATCTGCGCTGCGGTATGCCGAAGGCTCCACGCCAGCTCCCGTCACTCCCGGCACGGCCGCGAAACCCGAGGGATAAGCCGAAAGCTGAGGCCTGCGTCGGAATCGTCGAACGCTGGCTGGTAGGGCGGCTGCGGACCCCAACTTTTTACAGACTGGCCGAACGCAACGATGCGATCGCCGAATGGCTGGGCAAGCTCAATGACGGAGGTGTGCTGCGCCGGTATGGCCGCACACGGCGTCAGCCGTTCAAGGGATTTAACGCGCCGAATCATAAGCCGCTCCCGGCGAGCCGTGGGTCCGTTCCGAATGCCGGCGATACGAGATCGAACGAGACTACCAATCGCTGCCCTATCGCTTCGCCCGTCCGAGATAAAGTGCGGATTTGTGCGTGAAGGTTGAACGCATCCTCGGGGGCGAGTGGATCGCGCGCGCACATGCGCGGCAGCGGCAACGGGCGGCACACGAGGATCGGCGCCCACGTGCCTCCAGCCAGCGGCGTTATGGCGCGTGGACGCCGAGGCAAGCCGGATCGGCCCGATGCTGCGCCCGCTGATCGACCGGATCATTGGGGATCGGCCGCATCCAGAACAGGGCTATCGTACGTGCCTGGGGATCATCCGGCTCGAGAAGCGCATTGGCGGCGAGCGCCTCGACACGGCCGCGCTGCGCGCGATTGAGATCCAGGCTCGCAATTGTCGAGCGTCAAACCCATCCTCGAGAAGGGCTCGATAGCGTTTCAATGCGCGCTCCCCCGAGCGCAACCCAATCATACACAGCAACATTAGAGGCTCGGAATACTGCCATCGGCTGACCCGCCCCACACTCCACTTGCTTACCCGCTCCGCCTTGTCGGCATGGCCGAGGCAACGAGCCTCGCCGACACCGAGGAGGTCCATTGTCTCGCGGCGTTGCTGCTGCACGATGGAGCGACTTGGCGTAACAATCGGCGCTTGGCGCTTCGTCTTCGCAAGGCAAAATTGCGTCATCACGCCGTGCCCGAGCAGGTCCACTAAGGGTCGGCACGTGGGCTCGACCACAAGTTGTTTGACATCCTGCTCAACGGAGACTGGATCAATACCACGAAAACTGAGCCATTGTCGACCAAACCCTCGTCGGGAAAAGTTGGCTTCGCTGTGCGCTCGATCAGAAGGCGTTTCGGGACAACCACTCTGTACTTTAGATCCGGCTGCAGCGACTGTTCGCAGAACTGGACCCGCGGGGCTACGGCCGACCCGCGTCGTGGATAAAGAGCATCGCCACGAGCTCCTGATTTTGGACGACGAGGGCCTCCAGGCCATCGACGCCAATGCCGTCATTATCTGCTCGAAATCCTTGAAGACCGCTACGGCCGACGATCGTTGATGCCGTGCTTGATCGCCTGCTTCAGAACGCTCACAGGCTCTAACTGAACGGTGACTCCATTCGTTCGCCCCCCGGTTCCTCCTCGGCCTTGATTACATTGTCGGCCGATGAAGTTCGAGACTGCAGCGAAGTTGACCGGCCGCTACGGCACTGTTTGGGGGTGATCTTCCCCCAAAAAAGTGGACATGGATCAAGCCGATTTTAGCTCCATCTCGACCGGGCTGATATAGCCGATGGCCGAGTGTCTTCGGGTCTGATTGTAGAAGCCTTCGATGTAAGCGAAGATGTCGCGCTCGGCTTCATTGCGGGTCTCATATTGACGGTGATGGATCAGTTCGGACTTGAGGGTGTGGAAGAAGCTTTCCATCGGGGCATTGTCGTAGCAGTCGGCTCTGCGGCTCATTGAAGGCCGGAAGCCGGCGGCTTGCAGTGCTTGGCGGTACTCGGTTGAAGCGTATTGGGCGGATTCAAACGGTCGTCGCAACACCAGGAGTTTGGAGGTTGCGATGAACGTTGTAAGGCGCAGATCGGCGCGGTCAGGACGAGCCCCATTGCCGTCGCCAGGACGGCCCTCTGTTGCCGGGCGCGATGAACAGAATAAATTTTGGCGGGCGATTGCCGCTGGGTTAAGCAGCGAAGATGCTGCACTCGAAGCCGGATTGTCACAACCTGTCGGAAGCAGATTATTCCGAAAGGCGGGCGGCATGCCACCAGCGATGTTCAGATCTTCGGCAAAGGCACTGTCCGGGCGGTATCTCTCGTTGAATGAGCGCGAGGAGATCGCACTTCTCAAGGTGCAGGGCCATTCCATACAGGAGATTGGACGTCGCCTGGGGCGGGCTGCTTCCACAGTCTCCCGTGAACTGCGGCGCAACGCGGCCACTCGCGGCGGCGGGTTGGAGTATCGGGCAATAACTGCCCAATGGCATGCGGATCGATCCGCCCGCCGGCCTAAGCCGACCAAGCTTGCGCTCAATGCAACCTTGCGCACTTATGTGGAGGAAAGACTTGCTGGCGGCGTCGTAGCCCCGACCGGCGCTCCCGTTCCTGGTCCCGCCGTTCCGTGGAAGGGGCGGCGGCATGGCCAGCGCAAGGATCGGCGATGGGCCAAAGCCTGGAGCCCTGAGCAGATTGCTCGACGCTTGCCGATCGACTTCCCGGACGACAAGACGATGCGCATCAGCCACGAAGCTATCTATCAAGCCCTCTTCGTTCAGGGCCGTGGCGCGCTACGCCGCGAGCTGACGGCCTGCTTGCGAACAGGGCGTGTGTTACGGATGCCCAGAGCGCGCGTACGCAGGCGAGGCAAGGGCTTTGTCTCGCCGGAGATCATGATCAGTGAGCGCCCTGCTGAAGCTGCCGATCGAGCAGTGCCGGGACATTGGGAGGGGGACCTTATCCTCGGTCTTGGCAGCTCGGCAATCGGCACGCTGGTCGAGCGCACGACGCGCTTTACGATGCTCTTGCACCTTCCACGGTTGGCGGGGCATGGCGAAGCTCCGCGCGCGAAGAACGGGCCAGCCCTTGCGGGACATGGGGCCGAAGCCGTGCGCGACGCGATCACGCGCACCATCATCACTTTGCCCGAAGAGCTGCGCCGTTCGCTAACCTGGGATCAGGGAGCCGAAATGGCTCAGCACGATCGTCTCAAGATCGATGCGGGTATCCAGGTCTACTTCTGCGACCCGCAAAGCCCATGGCAGCGCGGCACTAACGAGAACACCAACGGGCTGCTGCGGCAGTACTTCCCGAAAGGCACGGACCTGAGCATCCACAGCGCCGAAGAGATATCCGCTGTGGCAGCGGCCCTCAATGCCCGACCGCGGAAGACACTAGGCTGGAAAACGCCGGCGGAGGCGCTTGACGATCTTCTGTTATGAGTGAAAGTAACTGGTGTTGCGACGACCGTTTGAACCCGCCTTGTGTGCCGCGATCGGAATGATGGATCAGCCCGGGACCTGGTCTTTGCCCCTTGATCGCCATTCGTAATGCGGCGAGCGGCAGTTCTGCGCGCAGATGGTCCTCCATCGCCCAGCCCACGATACGGCGGCTGTACAGATCCATGACGGCCGCCAGATACAACCAGCCCTGGCCGGTCCAGACAAAGGTGATGTCGGCGAGCCAGACCTGATTGCGCATGGCGGCCGAGAAGTTCCGGCCGAGCAGGTTCGGCGCGATCGGCAAGCCATGCCCGCTGTCGGTGGTGCGGCATCGTCGCGGCCCGGCCGAGATGGCTCGAATGCCATGATGGCGCATCTGCCGCTCGATCCGGCCACGGCTTGCATGATGTCCCTGGGCTTTGAGTTCGACATGAATGCGCGGGCTGCCATAGCGGCCATGGCTATCGCGATGAACCCGCTGGATGCCTTCCAGCAGCGCTCGGTTAGCCAAGGCCCGGAGGCTTTCCGGGCGCGACCGCCAGGCATAGTAGCCCGCGGGCGAGACGCCGAGCACACGGCACATGATCTTAACCGGATAGTCCGTGCGGCGATCCTCGATAAAACGGAACCTCATGTCCGGGGTCCAGCAAAGATCGCGATCGACTTTTTTAAAATGTCGCGCTCCAAGCGCAGCTGTTCGTTTTCCCGCTGCAACCGCGCAATCACGTCAGCTTGGTCCGCCGACGGCACCGCCGCCTGCGATGTGGGCGCCACGGCGCTGCCGCCGGCTCTCACCGTACCCTGCTCCGCCACCCATCGGCTCAGCACGGAGCCGTCAAGCCCAAGCTCCTTCGATACCGACTTCGCCGAGCGGCCGCTCGACAAAACCAGATCAACTGCCTGCCGCTTGTACTCGTCCGAATAAGAACGTCGCTGCCGTTTCGTCATCTGACACCTCTTGCTGTGTAAGCTATAGGTGTCCACCGATTTAGGGGAGGCTCAGGGGCGCCTCCGGTCAGCTTCGCTCCGTCGAACGGCACCATCAAACTAAACGTGGTCTCTTCGGCAGCCGCTTGACCACTGGCAGCGATAGTGCCAATTGCCTTCATCGGTAGCTTCGCATGGGCGCGATCAGATTGGAACGCTGCGCGGCATCAGATCGGAATAACTGCACGCGATCATTGCATGATCCCAAGGTGATCGCAGTAAGCGAACCTCTGGTGTGCGGTGCTAAAGGACAAAACCATCCCAAAGCGCGTAGTCGCAGTGTTGAGCGCCGTCTACGAGGCCAACTTCGTCGGGTTCTCCTTTTCCGGTCGCAGCGGAGTCCTGGCCTAAATGACCGACGGCTGGACTGTGAGACATGCATGCCGCATTTCTTTGATGCGTCTTTCCATCGTGCTCAGTGAAAATGATGCGATCACTTCAGCATCAAAAACGGCAGTGACAGGAACCGTTCCCTCATCATGTCCAGGATCAATGATCGAACAAATTGGTAAAGTAGCCGCGATCTTGTACTTCCTACCAGAATCGGCAGGAAGGCTTTCTTTTCTTTTGCTGTACTCTTCAGGGGCCATCGGTTCTCGAAGGGCCCCATTTTGTACGTGCCGATAACCCGATAGGCGTGATACCTGCAAGGAAAAAACGCGCCCATGGAAGATCCGAAACGAACCTCATCAACAGCACGTGTGAACCGTGATCACTTAGACCATGTCCAAAGTCAAATTGTCTTTGCTCGACGCACACCTGACGAAAGAGCTCCCGAAGTTGTTTTGTCGGGACTCGACTCGGCTGCCAGTCCAATCAGGCATTGCGTCCTGCCGCCCTTGGTGGGCCACAATGTTACTATTCGCAACGCGCGGTCGATCGTGCGCGAACTATCGCTCGACGAGGAAGGCTTCACGCTAATTCAGCGCAAAATATCTTGCGTAAACGAGCGCGATCCAGCTGTTTTACGCGAGAGTTACCAGAAAGAAATGGTTCCTTTCATCAAAGATTACTTCAACGCGTCGTGGGTTGTGGCTCACCAACAATCGTTTGTTGTTCGTCATGGCAGTGGGAAATCAAGTCCGGAAGGATGCGAACCGATTGTATGGGCTCATCTTGATTTCGCGCCGGTCGCTGGTCCTATGTTTGCCGCCC containing:
- a CDS encoding CmcJ/NvfI family oxidoreductase, with translation MEDPKRTSSTARVNRDHLDHVQSQIVFARRTPDERAPEVVLSGLDSAASPIRHCVLPPLVGHNVTIRNARSIVRELSLDEEGFTLIQRKISCVNERDPAVLRESYQKEMVPFIKDYFNASWVVAHQQSFVVRHGSGKSSPEGCEPIVWAHLDFAPVAGPMFAALVDQSEGVPTRPYSRLMIAQTWHALSPPPQDFPLAFCDGASIQDTDSVVVNYRFFNTTTKLSVMHFDPAQRWYYFPEMTADEFILFKGYDSEVCCNSMAAHAAFDNRRAYPNAKPRVSVEGRFLVYFA